In the candidate division KSB1 bacterium genome, CGATTGCCTTGGGGTTTTTGTCAATCAGCCCACAAGCACTTTTATAGTTTTGCAGGGCTTTATCATGGGCTCTGAGATTTAAGTGAATATCTCCGATGCCGCAATAGGTCCACACGACAAATTGATGCTTGTAAAGATGATTCACTTTTTCTAGAATCTCAAGCGCGCGTTCATAACAATCTACAGCCTCATCCAATTGTTGTTGGCGGAAATGAAGATTGCCCATCATCGTTAAAGCACCGATAAATTTTACATCCTCCGATTTGCCCGATTCTTCAATTTCTATTGCTTTTTCCAGGTGCTTATGTGCCTTTGGATATTGTCCATGCAGGATATAAATCCAAGCAAGACTCATATATGGCGGTTGAAAATTTGGCTGTAGTTCATTGTTTCTCTTGTAATGTTGTACTGCTTTGCTATAGCGATTATCCTTATATTCCATGGCTCCTTGAAGTTGGTAAGAACTACCCATAAAATAATGAGCCAAAGGGTTGTCTGGTTCCAACTGCAACGCTTTTTGCCCCGACTGAACCGCTTCCTCCAGACGCTGTTTACGCATGTAGGCGTAGGTCAACCAGAGATAGGTGTCAGCCAGGTCGGGGTCGTATTTTATCGCCTTTTGCAAATGCGATAGGCCGATGTCTAAATCAGTTGGGTCTGTTTTTTCGATAAATCTAAAAATGTGAATGCTGCCCAAACCAGAATAAGCCAAAGCATATTTGGGATCGATTTCGACGGCTTTTTCAAAATACTCTGTTGCCTGCTCAAAACTTTCTTTACCGAATTGAATAAAGAGCTGCTTTCCCTTAGCATAATATTCATATGCTTCCAATTCTATTGTTTCTGGGGTCTCCATTTTATTAACTTCGGAATCAGATACTTCGACTTGCAAGGTCTCCATCAGGTTGGTGATAATCTGATCCTGCAGTTTGAAAATGTCTTCAAGGGTACCGTCAGCTTTTGTCGAACCAATTACATCACCAATCGAAATCTCTGTAAAATGGGCAGTGATGCGAATCTTATTGCCTAATTTTTGGTAACCACCCGATATAATCCATCGCACTTGCAGCTTTTTACCAAGATCTATTATCTTTTCCTGAGTAATCTTTTCCTCAGTAATGGAATTGAGCACCCTTAATAGCTTTTCGCGGCTCACCACTTTTAGTGCAGAGACTTTCTTTAAATCGACCGTAACCGTTTCGGCAATTCCGCTTGATAACCAATCGACGGAGGCATCTTCGGTAATATTGGTAAAATCAACCACGGCGATAGATTTTTCTTCCTGATCAGAGGCGACCATTGGTGTAGGTCCAGCAGCAGGAATTGTGCCCGTTTTCAGGCTTTCTAAATCAGCAATAAGCTCTGCCGCGGTTTGATACCGCTGCTCTAACCTTTTTGCCAGAGCTTTGTTGACAATATTCACCATGACCGGGGAGACGTCTTCCCTAAGGTCAGTCATTGGTTGTGGTTCCTCATTCATAATGGAATATACCACAGCCTGGTCGTAGTGTCCTTTAAAGGGTAATTCTCCCGTCAGCATTTCATAGTATATCACACCCAATGACCATATATCTGAACGATGGTCCAGTTCCGCGCCATGCGTCTGTTCAGGGGACATATAAGCAATGGTGCCCAGCGTAATACCCTCCTTAGTGAGCATGGTTTGGCCTGCTGCTTTGGCCAGGCCGAAATCAACGATTTTAGCCACATCTTTATTGGTTAACATGACATTGGCAGGCTTGATATCCCTGTGAATAATGTCTGCCTCGTGCGCCGCCGCTAAACCCTGCGCAATTTGGATGGCAAGATCAATCACCTCATCAATCTTCAGCGCCCCCTGTTCAATCTTCTTCTTCAACGTCTCGCCATCGTAATAGGCCATGGCGATAAACAATTGAGCCTCATCGGTCTCTCCGATTTCATAAACAGTGCAGATATTGGCATGATCCAACGCCGAGGCTGCTTGCGCTTCATGAATGAAGCGCTGTTTGGCGTCTTCGTCGCGGGTTAATTCGGGTGGCAGAAATTTTAACGCGACAGCTCGTTTAAGCTTGATGTCCTCAGCTTTGTAAACGACACCCATGCCGCCGCCACCTAGTTTTTCGAGAATTTTATAATGTGATATGGTTGTGCCAATCATGTCGAGGTTATCTCAAGATAGTTTTTGAGTTTAGCCAGGAGATATTTCCGGTTCTACGATATTAAATTTTACAAATTCATAAGTCCAAAATCAATGAATTTCTTGATTTTGTTAAGATATTTGGATGGATAGATAATTCTTCAGATTGTGGACATAGTTTCAAATGTGGCCGGATAATAATTGTTAATAAAAAGTGTAAGTAGAATCGTGTGCACTAAATGTCCCAATATGTCCACATTTACCCCTCTTCCTAATAAAAAAGGCTCGTTATATGACGGACTATGAGTCCAACGGACAACCTGCGAACTGCGTATTCGATCCAATGATCAATTAAGAAGAAATTGGCTTATAAAATTATTCCCACCTTCATATCCTTACCTCGCTCCTTTATCATAAAGAAAACGCTTGACATTTATTATCGTTTGATTATGAAATAAAGTATCTATATAATATGACCCAAGACATTCTGATTGGAAGCCGGCTAAAGGTATAGAAAAGGGTAACTATAATAATTAGAAAGGTAGTTCATTGAAAAAAAACAGCTTGTTTTGCACTTTTTACTTTTTACTTTTTTCCTTTATCTTTATAACCTGTCAAAAACAAAATGAGCCGGAAGCAATTTCACTTTCGGGACAACCGCTTTTTCCAATCGAATTAGCAGCCGAAACAGAGGAAAAAAATGAGGGGAATTTAGCAAAGGCGAAGGCGGATTTCGACAAAGATCCGGATAAACAAGAAAATATTATCTGGCTTGGCAGGCGAACCGCTTACCTGTGGCGCTATCGTGACGCAATAAAGATTTATTCCGATGGCATCAAAAAATACCCGGAGAACTACAATCTATACCGTCACCGGGGACATCGCTATATCAGTATTAGAGAATTTGACAAAGCCATTGAAGATTTGGAGAAAGCGAGCCAACTTATCGAAGGTGTTCCGGATGAAATCGAACAAGATGGTCAGCCGAATAAATACGACATTCCAACCAGCACCTCCCATTCCAATATTTGGTATCACCTGGGTTTGGCGTACTATCTCAAGGGTGACTTCGAAAATGCTTTGCACGCTTACCTTGAATGTATGAAATTTTCCAATAATAATGATATGCTTTGTGCGACCAGTGATTGGTTGTATATGACTTACCGTAGGCTTGGAATGGAAAATGAAGCCAAAGATGTTTTGCAGGCGATAACTTCTGAAATGGAAATATTGGAAAATCATTCATACCACAAACGGCTGCTGATGTATAAAGGGATTATCCCGCCGGATTCTGTGCTTAGCACAAAAGACGCTGAGGATCTGGATATCGCAACCCAGGGTTATGGGGTAGGGAATTGGTATTTCTATAACGGAGAAACCGAAGAAGCGATGGATATCTTTAAGAAAGTGGTTGAAGGGACATATTGGGCTGCGTTTGGATATATTGCTGCGGAAGCTGAACTTGCCAGGAAATAGTGCCTGAAATTCTTTAGAACTTAATTAGTGTCTGAACGAAAACAACCTTCTTTCATTCTCACACGTTGTCAGGCTATCCGAGAACCGGTATTGTCACTCTTGCATACTGCCCACTAAAAGCATGCGGGCACAAGTTTAAGTAGGAGTCCATTTTGTGGATGATAAAGTAAAAAGACCCCCGATAAAAACATTCGGGGGTGACATTTTGGGGGTTCTCGGATAGCCTGTTTTTAAACGGGAATCTCCAGCCTGAAATAACGAGATTCCGGATGAGCAGGTTTTCGGTTAGACACTAATACTATTCATTCCCTATCCGAGGCAAAAAAGTTCAGACTAAACCGTTCATTAGCATCAAGCCATCTTTCTTTTGTGAGCAGTCCAGCCGATTGAGCAAGCTCATCAATATCTTGCAAGGAATATTTGTAAGAATTTTCGGTATGTATTGTTTCTCCTTCTTTAAAAGGCACATCCAAATTTATATCTGAAATGTGAACGGTTTGATCGATTTTACTAACCAAATGCATTTCGATGCGGCCTATATTTTCGTTATAGATGGCAAGGTGTTTAAATTCATTTAAATCGAATTCTCCACCTAGTTCCCGATTGATCCGTTCCAGGAGGTTTAGGTTAAACTTAGCCGTAACCCCCAAAGAATCATTATATGCCGCTTCCAATTCCTTTTTGTCTTTCTTTAGATCAATCCCGGCAAGCAACCTGTCTGTTGGATGCATCAATTCTTGAATGCAATGCAAGAAATTTTCCGCATCATGCCTTTGAAAATTACCGATATTAGATCCCAGGAATAAAATGAGCCTGGGTGGTTTTGAGATGGAATGGAGTTTCCGCAAGCCCTTTTGATAAGTGGCATTTATGGCCTGAATATCAAGCCCTGGAAAATCAGCCAATAAATTCAAAGAGCTTTCTTCCAATATGGAAAGTGAAATATCTATAGGAATGTAAAACAGATTTCCGAACCTTTTCAGGAAGGCTTTTATAAGTAAACGGGTTTTTTCCGAGCTGCCACTTCCTAATTCAACCATTGAAATTCTATCAGAAAAAAGAGTGGATATTTCCCCGGATTTTGATTCCAGAATCTCACGCTCGGTTCTGGTGAGATAATATTCATCGAGATCACTGATCTGCTCGAATAATTGAGAGCCTTTCTCATCATAGAAATATTTGCTCAACAGGAATTTTTCTTCGGAAGTCAGTCCCTTTTTCACATCGCTAGCAAAATTGTCGACCTTAATTTCCTCATTAGTGGAAATTAACTGAAATCGATCTTGTTTGGTGATTACTTCCATATAAACTCCCTATTGGTCATTATTTTACTGTGCTTTCAATTCTGAGACCTTTGGGAACCAACCACCGTTCTGCCAATTCAAACAAACCCTGGACAATTAAAGAAAGAATGGCAGCCGGTAGCGCTCCTTGTAATATCAAACCTGTATCAGCCAGGCGAATACCCGTGAGAATCGGTTGGCCATAGCCGGGTGCCCCGATTAAAGCTCCCAACGTTACAAAACCTACTATCATCACAGCTGAAGTTTTAACACCGGCCAGGATTGCACGAGACGCCATGGGCAGCTCAACAAGCCATAGCCTGCTGCGAGATGGTAAACCCAACGCAATTGCCGACTCATTAATATGCAGCGGGATGTCTTTCAAGCCGGTATAGGTATTGCGTACAATTGGCAATAAACCGTAGAGAACCGAAGCTGCGATTGTCGGCGCTGCTCCAATGCCAAGGTCTTTCCTGATTGCAGCTAAAATCGGTATCATAAATACAAGCAGTGCCAGCGCCGGAATAGTTTGAATGATGCCAACATTACCAAGAATAAATTGGCCCAATTTGCGATGACGAGCTGAATAAATCCCCAGGGGTATCGAGATTAAAATAGCAACCGTTAGTGCCAGCAGGACTAAAAGGATATGTGATTTTGTGTTTTGCCAAAATTGATCCCAACGTGTTTGGATTTGTGTGTCGATTTGCAGACCATATGTTTTTTCTAAAAATTCGACTGCGATTTGTTGTTCTGCAATCCGCTCAAGCTTTGCTTTTGCATTCATCCTGACCATTTCAGATTCCAGGATTTTCCCTTCCAGCTTTAAGATTGCATCAATTACTTCCGGCGCTTTTTCAGATAAATCATCACGGTAAAGTAATACGGCATTGTAATTTGGAAACAGGTGCAAATCATCTTGAAGGATTCTTAGGTTATAGTACTTAATGTCTGCATCGGTAGAATAGAGATCGGTGACATGTATGGATTCACTATCCAAAGCACGATAAGCGAGATCATGATCGAGCCCGCGAACATCCTGGTGCTGCAATTGATATCTCAGCTGCAAACTTGGCCATCCATCTTCCCGATCCATAAACTCGTTGGTAAAGC is a window encoding:
- the egtD gene encoding L-histidine N(alpha)-methyltransferase; amino-acid sequence: MEVITKQDRFQLISTNEEIKVDNFASDVKKGLTSEEKFLLSKYFYDEKGSQLFEQISDLDEYYLTRTEREILESKSGEISTLFSDRISMVELGSGSSEKTRLLIKAFLKRFGNLFYIPIDISLSILEESSLNLLADFPGLDIQAINATYQKGLRKLHSISKPPRLILFLGSNIGNFQRHDAENFLHCIQELMHPTDRLLAGIDLKKDKKELEAAYNDSLGVTAKFNLNLLERINRELGGEFDLNEFKHLAIYNENIGRIEMHLVSKIDQTVHISDINLDVPFKEGETIHTENSYKYSLQDIDELAQSAGLLTKERWLDANERFSLNFFASDRE
- a CDS encoding protein kinase, whose product is MIGTTISHYKILEKLGGGGMGVVYKAEDIKLKRAVALKFLPPELTRDEDAKQRFIHEAQAASALDHANICTVYEIGETDEAQLFIAMAYYDGETLKKKIEQGALKIDEVIDLAIQIAQGLAAAHEADIIHRDIKPANVMLTNKDVAKIVDFGLAKAAGQTMLTKEGITLGTIAYMSPEQTHGAELDHRSDIWSLGVIYYEMLTGELPFKGHYDQAVVYSIMNEEPQPMTDLREDVSPVMVNIVNKALAKRLEQRYQTAAELIADLESLKTGTIPAAGPTPMVASDQEEKSIAVVDFTNITEDASVDWLSSGIAETVTVDLKKVSALKVVSREKLLRVLNSITEEKITQEKIIDLGKKLQVRWIISGGYQKLGNKIRITAHFTEISIGDVIGSTKADGTLEDIFKLQDQIITNLMETLQVEVSDSEVNKMETPETIELEAYEYYAKGKQLFIQFGKESFEQATEYFEKAVEIDPKYALAYSGLGSIHIFRFIEKTDPTDLDIGLSHLQKAIKYDPDLADTYLWLTYAYMRKQRLEEAVQSGQKALQLEPDNPLAHYFMGSSYQLQGAMEYKDNRYSKAVQHYKRNNELQPNFQPPYMSLAWIYILHGQYPKAHKHLEKAIEIEESGKSEDVKFIGALTMMGNLHFRQQQLDEAVDCYERALEILEKVNHLYKHQFVVWTYCGIGDIHLNLRAHDKALQNYKSACGLIDKNPKAIGMGYCFVRGHLGMAKAFWKLGMKREAKEWSEEALKLISDKKGFDFNWIWEGSDAQAYYDIASYNALTNRYEEAIKYLRKAVDCSWGDVLFLEADESFDSVRRKAEYQKIVKKLKNRKPLS
- a CDS encoding tetratricopeptide repeat protein codes for the protein MFCTFYFLLFSFIFITCQKQNEPEAISLSGQPLFPIELAAETEEKNEGNLAKAKADFDKDPDKQENIIWLGRRTAYLWRYRDAIKIYSDGIKKYPENYNLYRHRGHRYISIREFDKAIEDLEKASQLIEGVPDEIEQDGQPNKYDIPTSTSHSNIWYHLGLAYYLKGDFENALHAYLECMKFSNNNDMLCATSDWLYMTYRRLGMENEAKDVLQAITSEMEILENHSYHKRLLMYKGIIPPDSVLSTKDAEDLDIATQGYGVGNWYFYNGETEEAMDIFKKVVEGTYWAAFGYIAAEAELARK
- a CDS encoding ABC transporter permease subunit, whose translation is MLIFFIFLPHNFLYSQSVKIQVGSKKFTESVILGEIIKCLVIDTGASVIHRQELGGTRILWNALLRGTIDIYPEYTGTISQEILAGKELKNEEEIRLALIEQGIRMSKSLGFNNTYALGMKEQIASERNIQKISDLKNHLDLKFGFTNEFMDREDGWPSLQLRYQLQHQDVRGLDHDLAYRALDSESIHVTDLYSTDADIKYYNLRILQDDLHLFPNYNAVLLYRDDLSEKAPEVIDAILKLEGKILESEMVRMNAKAKLERIAEQQIAVEFLEKTYGLQIDTQIQTRWDQFWQNTKSHILLVLLALTVAILISIPLGIYSARHRKLGQFILGNVGIIQTIPALALLVFMIPILAAIRKDLGIGAAPTIAASVLYGLLPIVRNTYTGLKDIPLHINESAIALGLPSRSRLWLVELPMASRAILAGVKTSAVMIVGFVTLGALIGAPGYGQPILTGIRLADTGLILQGALPAAILSLIVQGLFELAERWLVPKGLRIESTVK